The Candidatus Desulfofervidus auxilii DNA segment AAAAATTAAAAAGCCGATGGTCTTACCCATCGGCTTAGAGGAGGGAGAAAAGTGAAAGGTTTTCTCAATTAGATAATTAAAAGCAAAAACTGTGCCACTTTGATAATAAAGGTGAATAGCCATTTTTCTGTTTTTATAAAATACTAAAAATGTTCAAAAATTTTTACTATGTTTCTCATAATCTTCAGATTATTAAGACAATAAAGGATTTTTAATAGATACAAATTTTTATACTTACCAATCTTTTTGGGGTAATAATTTATACCTTTTAATTTTATACTGAAGTAAGCTTTTGGTAATACCCAATGCCCTGGCTGCTTTTGCTTGAACAAAATTATTTTGCACTAAGGCATGTTTGATAAACCTGGCCTCTATTTCTTCTAAAATTTCAGGTAACTTGAGATTTGGAGGAAGATGTTTAAAAATCTCAGCATGAACTGAAGTATCTTGTTCCCGTAAACGTTCAGGGAGATGTTCAGGTTTAATCTCCTCTCCTGAACACAACACTACTGCTCTCTCTATTACGTTTTCTAATTCTCTGATATTACCCGGCCAAGAGTAATTATAGAGAATATTTAAGACCTCAGGGGTGACCTTTAACTCCCTTTTTCTCATTTCTTTGCTATATTTTTTGAGAAAATAAGCTACTAATAGAGGAATATCTGTTGTTCGTTCTCGCAAAGGTGGTAAATGAATATGAACTACATTAAGCCGGTAATAAAGGTCCTCCCGAAACCTTCCTGCTTTTATTTCCTCTTTTAGGTCTTTGTTAGAAGCAGTTATGATACGCACATCGGTCTTGATAGTCTTGGTTCCTCCTACGCGTTCAAATTCTTTCTCTTGTAAAACTCTTAATAGCTTTACTTGGAGGGAAGGAGACATCTCACTGACTTCGTCTAAAAAAAGCGTACCCTTGTCTGCTAACTCAAATCTCCCCTTACGCAAAGCAATAGCACCAGTAAAGGAACCTTTTTCATGACCAAATAACTCACTATCTAAAAGGGTTTCTGCCAAAGCACCACAATTAACAGATATAAAAGGACCATTTTTCCGTCCACTATTATAATGAATGGCCTTAGCCACAAGTTCTTTACCAGTCCCAGTCTCTCCTGTTATGAGGACAGTAGTTTTGGTATTAGCTACCTTTCTAATCAAATCAAAAATACGCTGCATAGCTGTGCTCTTACCTACTAGATTTTCAAAGTGATATCGCTGGTGTAAGGCTTGATTAAGCCGCCTATTCTCTCGCAACAAGTGGTGCATATCAATGGCCTTACGCACATTGAGCTTTAGTTCTTCATTAGAAAAAGGTTTTAACACATAGTCAAAGGCCCCTTTTTTCATAGCTTCCACTGCTTTTTCCACAGTGCCATAGGCGGTCATTATGATTACTGGCAATTCAGGATTAATTTGTTTAATTCTTTCCAACAAAAGTATTCCATCCATCTGAGGCATTTTCATGTCTGTAAGTACTGTGTCAACATCAGTGTGGGAAAGGATTTCTAGGGCTGTAAAGGCATCTTGGGCAGTAAGAACCTGGTATTCTTCTTCTAACACTGCCTTTAAAATAATTAAGAAGTTTTTTTCATCGTCAACAACCAGTATGTTTTCCATATCTGTATTTAGGGTAAAAAGACTATTACCCTTGTTCCTTCTCCTATTTTACTTTCAATTTTAACCCTTCCTTCATGATTTTCAATAATTTTTTTCACAATGGATAGACCCAAACCACTTCCTTTTTCTTTGGTAGTGAAAAATGGGGTAAAAATATTTTCTAAGACTTCTTCTTGCATACCTGTGCCTGTATCAGTAAACATAATCACTACTCCTTTATTATCAGGAACTGCCTCCACTGTGACCTTCAATTGACCTCCAGAAGGCATGGCTTGAATGGCATTCATGATAATATTTAAAAAGGCACGATGTAATAGATTTGAGTCGGCTTCTATGACAGGATTATCTCTATATTCCTTTATTACTTCAATTCTATGAGATTGAAAATCAGGGATAAGAAAACTTAGGAGTTTGTCCAGCACTTCTGTAACTGTGCATGGTGCAAATTTGGGAATTTCTGGGCGAGCAAACTCTAAAAATTCACTCAAAGTTTGATTAAGCCTCTTCGTTTCTTCTAAAATAATTTGAGCTAGTTGGACTTGAGTATCGTCTCCTTTTTTTCTATTTTGTAACAATTCAGCAGTGCTACTAATAACTCCTAAGGGATTTTTAATCTCGTGAGAAACAGCGGCCACCATTTCTCCTAGATTGGCCAAATGCTCTGTTTTTCTTAGTCTATCTTCCAATCTCCTTCTTTCTTCGGCTCTGGCTTCAATAATTCTTTCTGCCCTTTTAACTATCAAGGTTAGCCCTAAAAACAAAAGTCCCATAATAAAAATAGAACTAGCGATCACTGTAGTATGAAAGTTTTTAATGATTTTATAATCCTTGCTTAAATCTTGGGTAATTTCAAAAATTCCCAAAACAAGCGTAGTTTCTTGTGCTAAGGCCTTTTCTGCCCGAAAGGGAGCATAGGTTTTCAATTTATTTTTTTCTAGTCTAGAAGCCAAATTTCCCTTTTTGGCCATCTGAAACTCTGGAGGCAAAGTAAGTTTTTTGCCTACTAGCTCCTTATTTGTGCTATAAGCAATAGTGCCTTTCACATCATAAATATTTACTTGCTCTATATCAAAGCCATGAATAGTGTTTTTTACAATCCTATCCAAACGTTCAAACTGCACCTTTTCTCTTAGCCTAATACGGCCAAAAACAGCCACTGTAGGCAGGGTAAATTGAAGAAAAACCTGGTGATTTAGATTTTTGGCTACCAATAATGCATATTCTTCACTTTTCTGTAAAATTAAAGATTTAGCACCTTTGGAAACAATAAAAGAAAGGGTTAGAGAGGCAAATAAAATAAGAAAAAAACTGCTATAAGAAAAATATTTTACTAACTTAAAGGGCCTTACACTTTGGCGTGAACGCATTTTAATGTTTCAATTTCTCTCTTTTCTTCCTGGAAATGGGGTTCTCCCATTAAGGCCCTGGTATAACGCTTTCCTAACTCTACTCCTGGTTGATTTAAGGGATTAATCCCCATGAATAACCCACAACTTACGGTAGCTAGCTCTAAACAATAAATGAATTCTCCTAAAGTAAAGGCGTCAATGTTATCTAAAACAAATTTGCCATTGGGACAACCTGCTTTGGTCAAGGCTACTTCTGTAGCTAGTTGTTCTGCCTGTATTAATTCATTAAATGTATGGCCTCCTAAATAGGCTAAATCAGGAAAATCTTTAAAAGAATGCGGAATAAACACATCATTTCCATAATCTTTCACGGTGATGAAAGTGATAATTTTATCACGTGGACCATCCATATAAAGCTGTAGTTGTGAATGTTGGTCTGTTACACCCAGTGCCTTAACTGGGGTAGGACCATTTCCTTCTTTGCCCAAACTTTCTGCCCATAGTTGGCGCCACCAATCAGCCATACCAAGTAATGCTTGGGCATAGGGAAACATAACATGAATATTTTTACCCTTTTGTAAAAACAGAAACTGAATTAACGCAAAGAGATAAGCAGGATTTTCTATAGTTTCACATCGTTTAGCCATGGCCTGTGCCCCTGCCAATAAGGCATCTATATCTATACCCAAAAAGGCCACAGGCACTAATCCCACCGCTGAAAGCACCGAATATCTGCCTCCTACATTAGGAGGAACAGAGAAGGTTAAAAATCCTTCACTTCTGGCAATCTCTCTTAAAGGTCCTTTTTCTGGGTCAGTAATGATAATTATTTGCTTTATAGGGTCTCCTTGTTTTCTCACCTTTTCAAGAAAGAATAAAAAGTGACTAAGGGTCTCGGCTGTTTTGCCTGATTTGCTAATAACCAAAAAAAGTGTGTGTTTTATATCAACCACATCTAAAATACCCTGGACTAACTCAGGGTCTACATTGTCCATAAAGAATATCCTAGGATAGCCATTTCTCTTTTCTGCATTCAAAAGATTATAAAAAGGATGATGAAGGGCCTGGTGGATGGCCATAGCTCCTAGAGAAGAACCACCAATTCCCAATACAATGATATTTTCCCACTTTTTCCGAGCATCAGAAGCCATTTTTTTAATCTCATTCAATTCTGGCTGATGGAAAGGCAATTCCATAAAACCAAAGCTACCATCTTGACGCTTAGCTTTAATCTCGTTATCTATTTCTTGTAATAGCCCTTTGTTTGTTTCTAAAAAATTAGAGGAAATTCCCTCTTTACCTATATTTTCTTCAATAAGGTTAGAATAATCATATACCAGCATTTTTTTACCTAAGCCCTGGGTTTAGCCAGAATTTCCAATACCTTTAATTCTAGAAACCGCTTTGAGGCTGCAGATTTAATAACAGTCACTGTATCTGCTCCTTTGGCCGTGCCAGCCATGGCTACTACTTCTTTACCTTCGGCTATTAATCCTGCATCACAGGCCTCCATCACAATTTCACAACATACTTTCATTCCCTCTCCTAATCTGCGCAGTGTTTCAGCAATTAACAGGGTAGGATAGAGACCGTTAAATTTTTTGGAAAGGGCCTTTTCCAGAGAATGGGTAAGAATGGTTCCTTTGTAAACCCGTCCTCCAGCAGCCAAAATAGCATTGTAGTTTTGAGGCAAAAACTCATCCTGATTGGGACCTTTGAAACCCACACAATGACCAATAACCACTAAATTTATATTATAATGGGTTAATTTTTCTGCTACTAACCGACCTGTTTCACCAGTAGTGGAAGCTACCACAAAATCTTTATAACCTTCCTGGACCAACCGTTCTAAAATATGAAGACATGCTTGGGTATTGGCTGGTCCTGGTTTCTCAAAATACAATATCTCTTTTCTGAACATATAGGCATAATACTTTGTCTCTTTTACTTCTGTCAAGATGCTTACTGACCCAAAATCCGCGACCTCTTTTTGGAGAAAATTCCAACCTGCCCGACGGCAGACAGGTCTGTGGGTTTTCTTTAAAAGTTATTACGGATTTGGGGAGATTACCACTTTTGACAAAAATTGCTCTTTATGGCATTTTGGGAATATGGCTACTGTGGGAGAAATATTGAAAGAAGTGAGAGAAGGAAAGAGAATTTCTATAGATAAAGCGGCCGCTGACACCAAACTTTCTGTTTTTTATCTAGAAGCTATTGAGGCCAATAATTGGCAAGCCTTACCAGCCCCTGCTTATATCAGGGGTTATTTGCGTCTTTATGCCAGTTATCTTGGACTGAGTCCTGATAAGATTATAACCCAATATGAGGAACAAATTGCACATCCAATTCCAGAAGCAAAAATCAAGAAGACAAACTACAAACCCATTATTTTAGGAGTGATTTTTGTTTTATTTTTTCTTTCACTTTCTTGGTATCTATCAGAAAAAAACCTGCCTACCAAACAGGCAGGAATGAACAAATTATCCCTGCAAACCATGAGAAAAAAAGGAAGTTTAGGAAAAACTATACCTGCCCAAATATCACCACCTTTATCCAAAACCCAGCTTAAACCTGAGAAAAAAACTGTTTTAGATATTTCTGTCAAACGTATTTCCGTGTGTTTAGATATAAAAGACCGTGAACCAATTCATCCTCAAACCCAATTTCATCTTACTGCCCCCACTCCTATTTATTGTTTTACAGAGATTTTAGGGGCAAAGAAACCCACAAAGGTCAGACATATATGGCTTTATAAAGGCAAGGTAGCTATGGCTATCGTTTTACCCATAAGATCTGCCAGGTGGAGGACTTGGAGTAGAAAGATTATTTATCCTGATTTAAAAGGGAAGTGGGAGGTAATTATTTTAGGACCCAAAAAAGAAAAATTAACATCCATTGAATTTACAGTAAAATAGAACGACTTAAGAATTTATTCAGGACTTTAAGGAAGTTTTTGGTTTGAGTGAAGAAAATGCGTCTGCTATATGAAATAGAGAGTATTTAAGAAACATAATTAACTGTTTTTTTAAACTGGGAGATAAAAAATGAGATATTATCCTGTTTGTTTAGACCTCAAGAGGAAAAATTGCTTGGTGGTAGGGGGAGGCAAGGTAGCCCTGCGTAAAATTAAAAGGCTCCTTGATGGTGGGGCAAACATAAAATTAGTGGCTAAAGAAGTGATACCTGAATTAAAAAGCATTATTAGCGATAAAAAAATAACTTATCTTGGTGCTGAATATAAAACCGATTATTTAAAAGACGTTTTCCTAGTCATTGGAGCCACCAATGATGAAATCCTCAATGCCCGTTTAAGTAAAGAGGCTAACGCAGCTAATATCTTGTGTAATATTGTGGATCAGCCTGAAAAATGCAATTTTATTGTGCCTTCAGTAGTAACTAGAGGGGATTTAACTATTGCCATTTCTACGGCAGGAAAAAGCCCAGCTATGGCCAAAAAATTGCGGGAGGAATTGGAAAAACAATTCGGAGAGGATTATGCCCTTTTTCTAAAGTTATTAGGGAAGCTGCGAAGTTACCTTAAAAAAGTTGTCCCTCATCAAAAGGAAAGGGAGGCCATTTTAAACAAATTGGTAAACTCCAATCTTTTAGTCTATATTAAAGAGAAAAACATGGAGGCCGTAAAAAAGGAGATTAAAAAACTTGTGCCCAAAATCTCTGATTTAGATAAATTATTAAACTTCAAACTAAAGGAGAAATCTCAAAATAATGTCTGAAAGATTTATCCCCTTTTCTTTGCCTTCTATAGAGCAACAAGAAATAGAGGGAGTGATAGAGACCTTAAAGTCAGGTTGGCTCACCACAGGGCCTAAGGTAAAGGAATTTGAAAAAAAATTTGCTACTTTAGTGGGAGCAAAATATGCCGTAGCACTTAATTCTTGCACTGCTGCCTTACACTTAGCATTAGAGGTTATTGGCCTTAAAGGAGGGGAAGAAGTTATTACCTCTCCTATGACTTTTGCCGCTACTGCAGAAGTAATAAGATACTTTAAGGCTAAACCTGTTTTTGTAGATATCCAACCAGATACCTTGAATATAGACCCCCAAAAGATTCTAGCCTATTTAGAAAATACCGATATTTCAAAAGTCAAAGCCATCATTCCGGTGCATTTTGCCGGTCATCCCTGTGATATGGATATCATTATGGAAATAGCTAAAAAATATAATTTGAAGGTTATTGAAGATGCAGCTCATGCCTTTCCTTCAAAGTATAAAGGGAAAAATATAGGCGTGATAGGAGACATTACCTGCTTTAGTTTTTATGCCAACAAAAACATCACTACTGGTGAAGGAGGCATGGCTACTACAGAAAATAAAAAATGGGCTGAACAAATGCAGTGCATGAGTCTACATGGCATAAGCAAGGATGCTTGGAAGAGATATACAGCTAAAGGTTCCTGGTATTATGAAATTATCGCCCCGGGTTATAAATATAATCTGACCGACATTGCTGCTGCCATAGGCCTGGCTCAGTTAGAAAAGGTGAATGTTTTTTGGCAAAGAAGAAAAGAGATTGTTTCTATGTATAATCAGACATTTAAAGAAATGCCTGAAATAGAGACACCATTTTTAAAGAATAATATAGAACATAGCTGGCTTTTATATGTTATTAAATTAAAATTGGAAAGACTTTCTATTGATAGAAATCAATTTATAGAATTGTTGAGGGAAAAAGGTATTAGTTGCTCTGTTCACTTTATACCATTACATATCCATCCCTATTATCGCCATTTATATAAATATAAACCAGAAGATTATCCTATAGCCTATAGCACTTATCAAAGGATTGTCTCCCTACCCCTTTATCCCAAAATGAGTGAAGAAGATGTGAAATATGTTATCTCAGCAGTAAAAGAAGTTATAAAACAAAATAAAAAATATCTGGTTGTCAACCAATCACATTTTATAGTATAAAAAACTATGGACATTTTTTTCTACCAGTTAGCCTTAATAGGATATATCATCAGCATGGGCGGTTTTTTCGTTTCTCTTTTTTCACCAAAACCCAAAATTCAACAGTTATCTACATTTTTATTCACAGGTGGTTTTTTGGCCCATACAGTGGGTTTTATCTGCAACTGGGTTCAATTAGGTCATTTCCCAGTTATAGCCATGAAAGGTTCCATCTCTTTTATGGCCTGGCTACTAGCCCTTGTTTATCTTATTCTTTTTTTTCGTTTTGGCCTAGGTGTGTTGGGTGCCTTTTTTAATCCCTTAATCTTAGTGTTGATGTTTCTTTCTAGGATAATCCCAGGTGTTACTTCCCCTCCTCGCCCTATATTCCGCAGTTTGTGGCTTAATCTGCACATTGTTTTTAGCCTTTTAGGAGACGCACTATTAGCAGTAGCCTTTTGTGCTGGTGTGATATATCTTTTACAGGAAAAACAAATCAAACAAAAAAAAATAACCGAAATTTCTGGACGTTTACCTTCTTTGTCTTTTTTAGATACGCTTAATTATCACGCTCTGATTGTGGGATTCATCATGCTTACCATAGGATTAGTCATAGGTGCTGTCTATGCTCAATGGGTTA contains these protein-coding regions:
- a CDS encoding pyruvate kinase alpha/beta domain-containing protein, producing MFRKEILYFEKPGPANTQACLHILERLVQEGYKDFVVASTTGETGRLVAEKLTHYNINLVVIGHCVGFKGPNQDEFLPQNYNAILAAGGRVYKGTILTHSLEKALSKKFNGLYPTLLIAETLRRLGEGMKVCCEIVMEACDAGLIAEGKEVVAMAGTAKGADTVTVIKSAASKRFLELKVLEILAKPRA
- a CDS encoding DUF2914 domain-containing protein, whose product is MATVGEILKEVREGKRISIDKAAADTKLSVFYLEAIEANNWQALPAPAYIRGYLRLYASYLGLSPDKIITQYEEQIAHPIPEAKIKKTNYKPIILGVIFVLFFLSLSWYLSEKNLPTKQAGMNKLSLQTMRKKGSLGKTIPAQISPPLSKTQLKPEKKTVLDISVKRISVCLDIKDREPIHPQTQFHLTAPTPIYCFTEILGAKKPTKVRHIWLYKGKVAMAIVLPIRSARWRTWSRKIIYPDLKGKWEVIILGPKKEKLTSIEFTVK
- a CDS encoding precorrin-2 dehydrogenase/sirohydrochlorin ferrochelatase family protein is translated as MRYYPVCLDLKRKNCLVVGGGKVALRKIKRLLDGGANIKLVAKEVIPELKSIISDKKITYLGAEYKTDYLKDVFLVIGATNDEILNARLSKEANAANILCNIVDQPEKCNFIVPSVVTRGDLTIAISTAGKSPAMAKKLREELEKQFGEDYALFLKLLGKLRSYLKKVVPHQKEREAILNKLVNSNLLVYIKEKNMEAVKKEIKKLVPKISDLDKLLNFKLKEKSQNNV
- a CDS encoding sigma-54-dependent transcriptional regulator; the encoded protein is MENILVVDDEKNFLIILKAVLEEEYQVLTAQDAFTALEILSHTDVDTVLTDMKMPQMDGILLLERIKQINPELPVIIMTAYGTVEKAVEAMKKGAFDYVLKPFSNEELKLNVRKAIDMHHLLRENRRLNQALHQRYHFENLVGKSTAMQRIFDLIRKVANTKTTVLITGETGTGKELVAKAIHYNSGRKNGPFISVNCGALAETLLDSELFGHEKGSFTGAIALRKGRFELADKGTLFLDEVSEMSPSLQVKLLRVLQEKEFERVGGTKTIKTDVRIITASNKDLKEEIKAGRFREDLYYRLNVVHIHLPPLRERTTDIPLLVAYFLKKYSKEMRKRELKVTPEVLNILYNYSWPGNIRELENVIERAVVLCSGEEIKPEHLPERLREQDTSVHAEIFKHLPPNLKLPEILEEIEARFIKHALVQNNFVQAKAARALGITKSLLQYKIKRYKLLPQKDW
- the ccsB gene encoding c-type cytochrome biogenesis protein CcsB encodes the protein MDIFFYQLALIGYIISMGGFFVSLFSPKPKIQQLSTFLFTGGFLAHTVGFICNWVQLGHFPVIAMKGSISFMAWLLALVYLILFFRFGLGVLGAFFNPLILVLMFLSRIIPGVTSPPRPIFRSLWLNLHIVFSLLGDALLAVAFCAGVIYLLQEKQIKQKKITEISGRLPSLSFLDTLNYHALIVGFIMLTIGLVIGAVYAQWVRGSFWNWDAKEIWSVLTWLVYAILLHERLAIGWRGRRAAWLSIIGFGFLIFTFLGVNYFLKTYHSFR
- a CDS encoding DegT/DnrJ/EryC1/StrS family aminotransferase; amino-acid sequence: MSERFIPFSLPSIEQQEIEGVIETLKSGWLTTGPKVKEFEKKFATLVGAKYAVALNSCTAALHLALEVIGLKGGEEVITSPMTFAATAEVIRYFKAKPVFVDIQPDTLNIDPQKILAYLENTDISKVKAIIPVHFAGHPCDMDIIMEIAKKYNLKVIEDAAHAFPSKYKGKNIGVIGDITCFSFYANKNITTGEGGMATTENKKWAEQMQCMSLHGISKDAWKRYTAKGSWYYEIIAPGYKYNLTDIAAAIGLAQLEKVNVFWQRRKEIVSMYNQTFKEMPEIETPFLKNNIEHSWLLYVIKLKLERLSIDRNQFIELLREKGISCSVHFIPLHIHPYYRHLYKYKPEDYPIAYSTYQRIVSLPLYPKMSEEDVKYVISAVKEVIKQNKKYLVVNQSHFIV
- a CDS encoding two-component system sensor histidine kinase NtrB is translated as MRSRQSVRPFKLVKYFSYSSFFLILFASLTLSFIVSKGAKSLILQKSEEYALLVAKNLNHQVFLQFTLPTVAVFGRIRLREKVQFERLDRIVKNTIHGFDIEQVNIYDVKGTIAYSTNKELVGKKLTLPPEFQMAKKGNLASRLEKNKLKTYAPFRAEKALAQETTLVLGIFEITQDLSKDYKIIKNFHTTVIASSIFIMGLLFLGLTLIVKRAERIIEARAEERRRLEDRLRKTEHLANLGEMVAAVSHEIKNPLGVISSTAELLQNRKKGDDTQVQLAQIILEETKRLNQTLSEFLEFARPEIPKFAPCTVTEVLDKLLSFLIPDFQSHRIEVIKEYRDNPVIEADSNLLHRAFLNIIMNAIQAMPSGGQLKVTVEAVPDNKGVVIMFTDTGTGMQEEVLENIFTPFFTTKEKGSGLGLSIVKKIIENHEGRVKIESKIGEGTRVIVFLP
- a CDS encoding glucose-6-phosphate isomerase; translation: MLVYDYSNLIEENIGKEGISSNFLETNKGLLQEIDNEIKAKRQDGSFGFMELPFHQPELNEIKKMASDARKKWENIIVLGIGGSSLGAMAIHQALHHPFYNLLNAEKRNGYPRIFFMDNVDPELVQGILDVVDIKHTLFLVISKSGKTAETLSHFLFFLEKVRKQGDPIKQIIIITDPEKGPLREIARSEGFLTFSVPPNVGGRYSVLSAVGLVPVAFLGIDIDALLAGAQAMAKRCETIENPAYLFALIQFLFLQKGKNIHVMFPYAQALLGMADWWRQLWAESLGKEGNGPTPVKALGVTDQHSQLQLYMDGPRDKIITFITVKDYGNDVFIPHSFKDFPDLAYLGGHTFNELIQAEQLATEVALTKAGCPNGKFVLDNIDAFTLGEFIYCLELATVSCGLFMGINPLNQPGVELGKRYTRALMGEPHFQEEKREIETLKCVHAKV